From a single Candidatus Defluviilinea gracilis genomic region:
- a CDS encoding GxxExxY protein has protein sequence MVTQIDLKHRDITDKILHAFFKVVYPQLGYGFLEKVYENAMVIALTAMGLKVQQQVKISVYFQEQIVGEYFADLLVEDVVIVELKAASRLLLEHEAQLLNYLRATPYEVGLLLNFGPKPTFARKAYDNERKTPTWK, from the coding sequence ATGGTAACTCAAATTGATCTTAAGCACAGGGATATCACAGATAAGATACTGCACGCGTTTTTCAAAGTGGTTTACCCACAATTGGGCTATGGATTCCTTGAAAAAGTTTACGAAAATGCGATGGTGATTGCCCTAACTGCAATGGGATTGAAGGTTCAACAACAGGTGAAAATTTCTGTATATTTTCAAGAGCAGATTGTTGGCGAATATTTTGCAGACCTGCTTGTTGAGGATGTTGTGATTGTGGAGTTGAAAGCGGCAAGCCGTCTTTTGTTGGAGCATGAAGCTCAACTTTTGAATTACCTGCGAGCTACGCCTTATGAAGTGGGTCTCTTGCTCAACTTCGGTCCAAAACCCACATTTGCCCGAAAAGCGTATGATAATGAGCGCAAGACTCCAACGTGGAAATAA
- a CDS encoding thiamine pyrophosphate-binding protein, with the protein MTEITVGELLAKCLQAEGIEMMFGIIDGAHIPFTAHAARYGIRHINCRHEEGAVHLAEGYTRTNGKASVVIGSPGPGAANMLAGVSSAFAEGHPILAIACTRRRLTTDPERGGAWQATDLVEMAKPIAKYSALVRQPERLPEMVRAAFRAALTGRPGPAFLAIPDELMSVKIDAEKVPVYPSARYRKVDMGAGDPEWIEQAAELLANSKKPYLHAGKGVLWAEASAEFLELGNYLAAGMGSSMGARGAIPEDHPHYFFLFDMQATSLARNEADVILVVGSRLGEYDGWGSPPAWGMPEKQKTIQIDSDPLSIGLNRPVDVGIVADAKSALKAILSKVKAKTAARSDMPDLARYRALTQETMTNGIQFLMAQPARGLNPGQMVFNARSFFPRNAVTVLDGGNTTLWGVAFNQIYEPRSFLYSVKMGFLGTGIPFAIGAKLAAPERPVYCITGDGAAGFNIMEMETAVRENAPIIVLVAVDDGWGMERSAHNFGGIPTEQQQGVNLSGETRYDLIAQGLGCYAEKVDAVGDLPAALQRAVDSGKPALLHVTVDPAINADPPGYKQFRYVRTL; encoded by the coding sequence ATGACTGAAATAACCGTTGGAGAACTGTTGGCAAAGTGTTTGCAAGCCGAGGGCATCGAGATGATGTTCGGCATCATTGACGGGGCGCACATCCCGTTCACGGCTCACGCCGCGCGCTATGGCATCCGTCACATCAACTGCCGACACGAAGAAGGCGCGGTGCATTTGGCGGAGGGCTACACGCGCACGAACGGCAAGGCGAGCGTGGTCATCGGCTCGCCAGGACCTGGCGCGGCGAATATGCTGGCGGGCGTTTCCAGCGCGTTTGCGGAGGGACATCCCATCCTTGCGATTGCCTGCACGCGCAGGCGCCTCACCACCGACCCTGAGCGGGGCGGCGCGTGGCAGGCGACCGACCTCGTCGAGATGGCGAAACCGATCGCCAAATATAGCGCGTTGGTCCGTCAGCCTGAGCGACTGCCTGAGATGGTGCGCGCCGCTTTCCGCGCCGCGCTCACGGGCAGACCTGGTCCCGCCTTCCTCGCCATCCCCGATGAATTGATGAGCGTGAAAATTGACGCCGAGAAAGTCCCTGTGTATCCGTCTGCGCGCTATCGCAAAGTGGATATGGGCGCGGGCGATCCAGAGTGGATCGAGCAGGCGGCTGAGTTGCTGGCGAATTCCAAGAAGCCGTATCTGCACGCGGGCAAGGGCGTGTTGTGGGCGGAGGCTTCCGCTGAATTTTTGGAGTTGGGCAATTATCTCGCGGCGGGCATGGGTTCGAGCATGGGCGCGCGCGGCGCGATCCCCGAAGACCACCCGCATTATTTTTTCCTCTTCGATATGCAAGCCACGTCGCTGGCGCGCAATGAAGCGGATGTGATCCTCGTGGTCGGTTCGCGGCTGGGCGAGTATGACGGTTGGGGTTCGCCTCCAGCGTGGGGAATGCCCGAGAAACAGAAAACAATTCAAATTGATTCCGATCCGCTTTCCATCGGGTTGAATCGCCCTGTGGATGTGGGCATCGTCGCCGACGCGAAATCGGCGCTGAAGGCGATCCTCTCCAAAGTGAAGGCGAAGACCGCCGCCCGTAGTGACATGCCCGACCTGGCGCGGTATCGCGCGTTGACGCAGGAGACGATGACGAACGGCATCCAATTTTTGATGGCGCAACCCGCGCGCGGACTCAACCCTGGGCAGATGGTGTTCAATGCGCGCAGTTTTTTCCCGCGCAATGCGGTGACGGTGTTGGACGGCGGCAATACCACGTTGTGGGGCGTGGCGTTCAATCAGATTTATGAGCCGCGCAGTTTTTTGTATTCGGTGAAGATGGGCTTTCTCGGCACGGGCATCCCGTTTGCGATTGGCGCGAAACTTGCCGCGCCCGAACGCCCCGTCTATTGCATCACGGGCGACGGCGCGGCGGGCTTCAACATCATGGAGATGGAAACCGCCGTCCGCGAGAACGCGCCGATCATCGTGCTGGTGGCGGTGGACGACGGCTGGGGCATGGAGCGCTCGGCGCACAACTTCGGCGGCATTCCAACGGAGCAACAACAGGGCGTAAATCTTTCAGGCGAGACGCGCTATGATTTGATCGCGCAAGGGCTGGGATGCTACGCCGAAAAAGTGGATGCGGTGGGGGATTTGCCCGCCGCTCTCCAACGGGCGGTTGATTCGGGCAAACCAGCCTTGCTCCACGTGACGGTTGATCCCGCCATCAACGCCGACCCGCCAGGCTATAAGCAGTTCAGGTATGTGCGGACGTTGTAG
- a CDS encoding sortase yields the protein MHAFKKLFYAFLCASLLTAALGIQPAYAASIVVNSAADTVANDGACTLREAITNANANDQSGSTDCAAGSGADAITFAANYIITLGSQLPAIATNITINGNGAANTIIEANVAPNTATYRVLEVAGTGNLTLDGVTIRNGKDSDGGGIYNSGTATISASTISGNTADNGGGGIYNWGTATITITASTISGNTADGGGGGIYNWGTATITITASTISGNTADGGGGGIYNRGTATLTASTISGNTADIGGGGIYNWGTATITITASTISGNTADGGGGGISNYGTATISASTISGNTANMGNGGGISNYGTATLTASTISGNTADSGGGISNRGPLSVTNSTLAGNSATSAGGGALRNGNASIATLINVTISGNASTSQAAVWNESGTLHLTNTLIANSSGVTAVDCLNSSVLGTNANNLIEDNTCSPALSGDPMLGALANNGGFTQTFALQTGSPAIDAGTNAGCPADDQRGVLRPRNVTCDIGAYEYSSDATFPTVITTSLVASYITTGPSAFTVTFSENVADYAGNSNPNDVTNPVNYLLVENGADNAFNTASCAGGLLADDTQVAVIGVTYNAVTFTSNVTLSGALPVGVYRLFVCGTTSIVDPSLNELNNGLSDYIFNFVVTTASTANASSLPSTGFAPNRITTLPVQPAELAYRAMGDLWLEIPALKIKSVIVGVPQASDKTWNVDWLGANAGWLNGTAFPTWNGNSVLTAHVTDTNGLPGPFAAIKSLTYGDKVIVHLLGQQYIYEVRDTRLARPTSTSYAFKSLQDHSYLTLITCQDYNASSDSYLFRMIVRAILVEVK from the coding sequence ATGCACGCTTTCAAAAAATTATTCTACGCATTTCTTTGCGCCAGTTTGTTGACTGCCGCGCTGGGGATACAACCCGCTTATGCCGCCAGCATCGTGGTGAACAGCGCCGCAGACACCGTCGCCAACGACGGCGCCTGCACTCTGCGCGAAGCCATCACCAACGCCAACGCGAACGATCAATCCGGCTCGACGGATTGTGCCGCAGGCTCCGGCGCGGACGCGATCACCTTCGCCGCGAACTACATCATCACGCTCGGCAGTCAACTGCCCGCCATCGCCACCAATATCACCATCAACGGCAACGGCGCGGCGAACACCATTATTGAGGCGAATGTCGCGCCCAACACCGCCACCTACCGCGTTCTGGAAGTGGCTGGCACAGGCAACCTGACGCTCGACGGCGTAACCATTCGGAATGGAAAGGATAGCGACGGCGGCGGGATTTACAACTCTGGAACTGCGACGATCAGCGCCAGCACGATCAGCGGAAATACGGCTGACAACGGCGGCGGCGGGATTTACAACTGGGGAACTGCGACGATCACCATCACCGCCAGCACGATCAGCGGAAATACGGCTGACGGCGGCGGCGGCGGGATTTACAACTGGGGAACTGCGACGATCACCATCACCGCCAGCACGATCAGCGGAAATACGGCTGACGGCGGCGGCGGCGGGATTTACAACCGGGGAACTGCGACCCTCACCGCCAGCACGATCAGCGGCAATACGGCTGACATAGGCGGCGGCGGGATTTACAACTGGGGAACTGCGACGATCACCATCACCGCCAGCACGATCAGCGGAAATACGGCTGACGGCGGCGGCGGCGGGATTTCCAACTATGGAACTGCGACGATCAGCGCCAGCACGATCAGCGGAAATACGGCTAACATGGGCAACGGTGGCGGGATTTCCAACTATGGAACTGCGACCCTCACCGCCAGCACGATCAGCGGCAATACGGCTGACAGCGGCGGCGGGATTTCCAACCGCGGACCCTTGAGCGTAACGAACAGCACGCTCGCGGGCAACTCCGCCACCAGCGCTGGCGGCGGAGCCCTGAGAAATGGCAACGCCAGCATAGCGACTTTGATCAACGTCACCATCTCGGGCAATGCCAGCACTTCACAAGCCGCCGTCTGGAACGAGAGCGGCACGCTCCACCTGACCAACACCCTCATCGCCAATTCCAGCGGTGTGACTGCTGTGGACTGCCTCAACAGTTCCGTACTCGGCACGAACGCGAACAATCTGATCGAAGATAACACCTGCTCCCCAGCCCTCAGCGGCGACCCCATGCTCGGCGCGCTGGCGAACAACGGCGGCTTCACGCAAACCTTCGCTCTGCAAACAGGCTCGCCCGCCATTGACGCAGGCACAAACGCGGGCTGTCCCGCCGACGATCAGCGCGGCGTATTACGCCCACGAAATGTGACTTGCGATATCGGCGCGTATGAATACTCGTCCGATGCTACTTTCCCAACCGTCATCACCACCAGCCTGGTCGCTTCTTATATCACCACAGGACCCAGCGCCTTCACCGTCACCTTCAGCGAAAACGTGGCAGATTACGCGGGCAATTCCAACCCCAACGATGTCACCAACCCCGTCAACTACCTGCTCGTCGAAAACGGCGCGGACAACGCCTTCAACACCGCCTCGTGCGCGGGCGGCTTGCTCGCCGACGATACGCAAGTCGCCGTCATCGGCGTGACGTATAACGCCGTCACGTTCACTTCCAACGTCACGCTCAGCGGCGCTCTGCCCGTCGGTGTCTATCGCCTGTTCGTCTGCGGCACCACCTCCATCGTGGATCCTTCGCTCAACGAACTCAACAACGGACTCTCCGATTACATCTTCAACTTCGTGGTCACAACCGCCTCAACTGCGAACGCTTCTTCCCTGCCTTCCACAGGCTTCGCCCCGAACCGTATCACCACGCTCCCCGTCCAGCCCGCCGAACTGGCATACCGCGCCATGGGCGATCTCTGGCTCGAGATCCCCGCGCTCAAGATCAAGTCGGTCATCGTCGGCGTGCCGCAAGCCAGCGATAAAACCTGGAACGTGGACTGGCTCGGCGCGAATGCGGGCTGGCTGAACGGCACCGCCTTCCCCACCTGGAACGGCAACTCCGTCCTGACGGCGCACGTCACCGACACGAACGGCTTGCCTGGTCCCTTCGCCGCCATCAAAAGCCTGACCTACGGCGACAAAGTCATCGTGCATCTGCTCGGTCAGCAATATATCTATGAAGTGCGCGACACGCGCCTCGCGCGCCCCACCTCGACGAGTTACGCGTTCAAGTCTCTGCAAGATCATTCCTATCTGACGCTGATCACCTGTCAGGACTACAACGCTTCGTCAGATAGCTATCTCTTCCGCATGATCGTCCGCGCGATATTGGTGGAAGTGAAGTAG
- the gyrA gene encoding DNA gyrase subunit A, with the protein MAEETTQSGNIEHVDIDAQMRSAYLDYAMSVIVARALPDARDGLKPVHRRILYAMQELGIRSNTSYKKSARIVGEVLGKFHPHGDSAVYETMARMAQDFSMRYLLVDGQGNFGSIDGDAPAAMRYTEARLQKLAEEMLADLDKDTVDFGPNFDDSLEEPLVLPARVPNMLLNGTSGIAVGMATNIPPHNLRELVDAINYLIDNHDRMDDIPVEDLMKFVQGPDFPTGGIIVGREGIESTYGTGKGRIVVRGMAHIEEGKGGRHEIIITEIPYQVNKTTLIERIAELVRDDKIDQISDLRDESDQRGMSIVIELKRGAQPKKVLNQLYKYTSLQTTFGAQVLALVDGEPRTLPLKRALQIFIEHRQVVIVRRTNFDLAKARARQHILDGYLIALNNLDAVIKTIRESEDADVAKQNLMKRFKLSDLQSQAILDMQLRRLAALERWKIEEEHKQVAEQIAYLEDLLAHPKKILALIQTDLNELAEKYGDDRRTRIAAEAKESLSEADLVQDEAVLISLTERGYIKRVAASAFRSQSRGGRGVKGFETKEEDEVVALIPARSLDTMLFFSDKGKVYSEKVYQIPDADRTAKGIPLVNVLALNGDERITAAIAVSDFSAHGFCILATARGKTKRVVMEEFASVRPSGLIALNLEDGDHLGWARVTSGKDDLIFVTENGQALRYNESKIRSMGRQAAGVTAIKLKKDDAVTSMDVVEKDGSLLVVTSGGFGKQTPLKEYSSKGRATGGIATIDNKALKEIGKIVSARVVQQDDDLTIMTANGQTIRIKNKTVKTAGRATKGVHLIKPQEGDYVASVARISAEDMKKAGAAMMEEEKPDPQQPLM; encoded by the coding sequence ATGGCAGAAGAAACCACCCAATCTGGAAACATCGAACACGTAGATATAGACGCCCAGATGCGCTCGGCGTACCTCGATTACGCCATGAGCGTGATCGTGGCGCGCGCGCTTCCCGACGCCCGCGACGGGCTGAAACCCGTCCACCGGCGTATTTTGTACGCCATGCAGGAACTGGGAATCCGCTCGAACACCTCCTATAAAAAGTCCGCTCGTATCGTGGGCGAGGTGCTGGGTAAATTCCATCCGCACGGCGACTCGGCGGTCTACGAAACCATGGCTCGCATGGCGCAGGATTTCTCCATGCGCTACCTACTCGTGGATGGGCAGGGCAACTTCGGCTCCATTGACGGCGACGCGCCCGCGGCGATGCGTTACACTGAAGCCCGCCTGCAAAAATTGGCGGAAGAAATGCTGGCGGACCTCGATAAAGACACGGTGGATTTCGGTCCCAACTTCGACGATTCTCTCGAAGAGCCGCTTGTTCTGCCCGCGCGGGTTCCGAACATGCTCCTCAACGGGACCTCGGGCATCGCGGTCGGCATGGCGACCAATATCCCGCCGCACAACCTGCGCGAACTGGTGGATGCCATCAACTATCTGATCGATAACCACGACAGGATGGACGACATTCCCGTCGAAGATTTAATGAAGTTCGTGCAAGGACCCGACTTCCCAACAGGCGGTATCATCGTCGGACGCGAGGGGATCGAATCGACGTATGGGACCGGTAAGGGGCGTATCGTTGTCCGCGGTATGGCACACATCGAAGAGGGGAAGGGCGGCAGGCACGAGATCATCATCACGGAAATTCCATATCAAGTCAACAAGACGACATTGATCGAACGCATCGCCGAACTCGTGCGCGACGACAAAATTGACCAAATCTCCGACCTGCGCGACGAATCCGATCAACGCGGCATGAGCATCGTCATCGAATTGAAGCGCGGCGCCCAACCCAAGAAGGTGCTGAACCAACTTTACAAATACACCTCACTGCAAACAACCTTCGGCGCGCAAGTGTTAGCCCTTGTGGATGGCGAGCCGCGCACGCTTCCGCTCAAACGCGCGTTGCAAATTTTTATCGAGCATCGGCAGGTGGTCATCGTCCGCCGCACGAACTTTGACCTGGCGAAAGCGCGCGCGCGGCAACACATCCTCGACGGGTACTTGATCGCGCTGAACAATTTGGATGCGGTCATCAAGACCATCCGCGAATCGGAAGATGCCGACGTTGCCAAGCAAAACCTGATGAAGCGCTTCAAGTTAAGCGACCTGCAATCGCAGGCGATCCTCGATATGCAGTTGCGCCGCCTCGCCGCGCTCGAACGCTGGAAGATCGAAGAGGAGCATAAACAAGTCGCCGAGCAGATCGCCTACCTCGAAGATTTGCTTGCCCACCCGAAAAAGATCCTCGCGCTCATCCAAACAGATTTGAACGAACTCGCCGAAAAATACGGCGACGATCGCCGCACGCGCATCGCGGCAGAAGCCAAAGAATCCCTCAGCGAAGCCGATCTTGTGCAAGATGAAGCCGTGCTGATCAGCCTCACCGAACGCGGCTACATCAAGCGCGTGGCGGCATCGGCGTTCCGTTCGCAGAGTCGCGGCGGACGCGGCGTGAAAGGCTTTGAGACGAAAGAAGAAGATGAAGTTGTCGCGCTCATCCCCGCGCGCAGTCTCGACACGATGTTGTTCTTCTCCGACAAAGGGAAAGTGTACAGCGAGAAGGTCTATCAAATCCCCGACGCGGATCGAACCGCAAAAGGCATTCCGCTGGTCAACGTGCTGGCGTTGAACGGCGATGAGCGTATCACCGCCGCCATCGCCGTCTCGGATTTTTCGGCGCATGGCTTTTGCATCCTGGCGACGGCGCGCGGCAAAACCAAACGCGTTGTCATGGAAGAATTCGCGTCGGTCCGACCTTCCGGCTTGATCGCCCTCAATTTAGAAGACGGCGACCACCTCGGCTGGGCGCGCGTCACCAGCGGCAAGGACGATCTCATCTTCGTCACTGAAAATGGACAGGCGCTTCGCTACAACGAATCCAAGATCCGCTCGATGGGGAGGCAAGCCGCGGGCGTGACGGCAATCAAACTCAAGAAAGATGACGCGGTCACCAGTATGGATGTGGTCGAGAAAGATGGTTCGCTTTTAGTTGTCACCAGCGGCGGGTTTGGCAAGCAGACTCCCTTGAAAGAATATTCATCCAAGGGACGCGCCACCGGCGGCATCGCCACGATCGACAATAAAGCATTGAAGGAGATCGGCAAGATCGTCTCGGCGCGCGTCGTTCAACAAGACGACGATCTCACGATCATGACCGCCAACGGGCAGACGATCCGCATCAAGAACAAAACGGTGAAGACAGCCGGACGCGCCACCAAAGGCGTGCATCTCATCAAGCCGCAAGAGGGAGATTATGTGGCGTCGGTGGCGCGCATCTCTGCCGAGGATATGAAAAAGGCGGGCGCGGCAATGATGGAAGAGGAAAAGCCTGACCCTCAACAGCCGTTGATGTAA
- a CDS encoding biotin--[acetyl-CoA-carboxylase] ligase, translating into MGLGEIKYFSSIGSTNDEALAWANKGAPDFSVVISDEQTMGRGRMDRPWFTPAGTALAFSLILRPTAAERPFLSRFVGLAALSICKPLQNFGLNPQIKWPNDILLNNRKIAGVLIELVWAGDDIQCVVIGIGLNVLKRAVPDTDVLRFPGTSLENALEREVEREEVLRDILAAFVSLRPELGSDDLMNQWGTALAFRGKQVRVEMGAGKSVVGRLEGILSDGSLRVRDDNNKSVTVQFGDVSLRPFTGILIHNR; encoded by the coding sequence ATGGGGCTCGGGGAAATCAAGTATTTCAGTTCCATCGGTTCGACGAACGATGAGGCGCTGGCGTGGGCAAACAAAGGCGCGCCAGACTTTTCCGTTGTGATCTCAGACGAACAAACGATGGGACGCGGCAGGATGGACCGTCCGTGGTTCACGCCTGCTGGCACGGCTCTCGCATTCAGCTTAATTCTGCGCCCAACGGCCGCTGAAAGACCCTTTCTTTCAAGGTTTGTCGGGTTAGCCGCCCTCTCCATTTGCAAACCGCTTCAAAACTTTGGTTTGAATCCCCAGATCAAATGGCCCAATGATATTTTGTTGAACAACCGCAAGATTGCGGGTGTGTTGATCGAACTGGTGTGGGCTGGGGACGATATACAATGCGTGGTGATCGGCATCGGGTTGAATGTTCTCAAACGGGCGGTTCCCGATACCGATGTGTTGCGCTTTCCCGGTACCAGTCTCGAAAACGCGTTGGAGCGCGAAGTGGAGCGCGAAGAAGTTTTGCGCGATATTCTTGCCGCTTTCGTATCCCTGCGTCCCGAATTAGGCTCGGATGATTTGATGAATCAATGGGGAACGGCGCTCGCCTTTCGAGGCAAGCAGGTGCGTGTGGAAATGGGCGCCGGTAAATCCGTGGTCGGGCGCCTCGAAGGGATTCTTTCCGATGGCAGTCTGCGAGTGCGCGATGACAATAACAAATCCGTGACAGTACAATTTGGCGATGTGAGCCTGCGCCCGTTCACGGGTATACTTATTCATAACAGGTAA
- a CDS encoding peptidoglycan DD-metalloendopeptidase family protein, with product MSKAISFLKENKFSIVSWGVTLALAAGMIFGALAWKQAHTPQRLVAPAATMAPQEKPAKVAMPALLGSDPFASISRDIQLKTNIPADKPRYKPVEYRVSRGDSIFAISKSYNVEPETVLWANYDVLQDDPHSLKPGQVLSIPPTNGIYYQWKANDTLQSVAAEFDANLDDIINYPGNNIDLTDPKVDSGSWVMVPGGSREFVQWLVPTVGTGNSGTGSSPTSQSACPGGAVGSGGFMWPADAHSLSGNDYWSGHLGLDIAAGEGAPVYAADSGVVTMAQGGYNYGYGNVIQIDHGNGYSTVYAHLSTIGVSPCQSVSAGQWIGAAGNTGNSQGAHLHFEVRQGGGSISPWFVLP from the coding sequence ATGTCGAAAGCGATTTCGTTTCTCAAAGAGAATAAATTCTCCATCGTCAGTTGGGGCGTGACACTCGCCCTGGCGGCCGGGATGATCTTCGGCGCGCTGGCGTGGAAACAGGCTCACACTCCGCAAAGGCTGGTTGCTCCCGCAGCGACAATGGCTCCACAGGAGAAACCGGCCAAGGTGGCGATGCCAGCCTTACTTGGGTCCGATCCGTTTGCGTCCATTTCCAGAGATATCCAACTGAAGACAAACATCCCCGCAGATAAACCTCGGTATAAGCCGGTGGAATATCGCGTGTCGCGCGGCGATTCGATCTTTGCCATTTCCAAATCGTATAATGTGGAACCAGAGACCGTGTTATGGGCAAATTACGATGTGTTGCAGGACGATCCGCACAGCCTGAAACCGGGGCAGGTTTTGAGCATTCCCCCCACGAATGGAATTTATTATCAGTGGAAGGCGAACGATACCTTGCAATCGGTTGCCGCCGAATTCGACGCGAACCTCGACGATATCATCAATTATCCGGGCAACAATATCGACCTGACCGATCCCAAGGTTGACTCTGGTTCGTGGGTGATGGTGCCCGGCGGATCGCGTGAATTCGTGCAATGGCTTGTGCCGACGGTAGGCACCGGCAATTCGGGGACGGGTAGTTCCCCGACCAGCCAAAGCGCCTGCCCCGGCGGCGCAGTTGGCAGTGGCGGCTTTATGTGGCCCGCCGACGCCCATTCGCTCTCCGGCAATGATTATTGGAGCGGGCATCTCGGCCTTGATATTGCGGCTGGCGAGGGCGCGCCGGTCTACGCGGCAGACAGCGGCGTGGTCACCATGGCTCAAGGCGGGTATAACTACGGTTACGGCAATGTGATTCAGATCGATCACGGCAACGGATATTCGACCGTGTACGCCCACTTAAGCACCATTGGCGTATCGCCCTGCCAAAGCGTGAGCGCGGGTCAATGGATCGGCGCGGCGGGCAACACGGGCAATTCACAAGGCGCGCACTTGCACTTTGAAGTGCGTCAGGGCGGCGGTTCGATCAGTCCGTGGTTTGTGCTTCCCTAG
- the rho gene encoding transcription termination factor Rho, whose translation MKILELENEPLSKLRALGKSLNIPNSNRLKKETLAMMIREAEAQKEGIELRGGILEIMSEGIGFLRATNYRISDQDVYVSQAQLRRHDLRAGDLVIGQVRPPRESERHFGLLKVESINGLDPEEASRRPAFENLTPIFPDKRFDLETDHDTLAPRLINLIAPIGRGQRGLIVSPPKAGKTTILKQLANSISTKYPDVHLIVALIGERPEEVTDMDRSVDAEVVASTFDEPVTSHVRTAELALERAKRLVEIGRHVVILMDSITRLARAYNLVVNPSGRTLSGGMDPSALYPPKRFFGAARNIEEGGSLTIIATCLVDTGSRLDDVVYEEFKGTGNMELHLSRKLQERRIFPAVDIERSSTRREDLLLGPDILQRVWLMRRMYIQMTSPQPQGAGMDQSVATEAIVTRLDRARNNQEFLENLGRDS comes from the coding sequence ATGAAGATACTTGAATTAGAAAACGAACCCCTCTCAAAACTACGAGCGTTGGGAAAATCGCTGAATATTCCCAATTCGAATCGCCTCAAGAAAGAGACGCTCGCCATGATGATCCGCGAGGCGGAGGCGCAAAAAGAAGGTATCGAACTGCGCGGCGGCATCCTTGAGATCATGAGCGAAGGCATCGGTTTCCTGCGAGCCACGAATTACCGCATTAGCGACCAGGATGTGTACGTCTCGCAGGCGCAGTTAAGGCGGCACGACCTCCGGGCTGGCGATCTCGTCATTGGGCAGGTGCGCCCGCCGCGTGAAAGTGAACGGCATTTTGGTTTACTCAAGGTGGAATCTATCAACGGGCTCGATCCTGAAGAAGCCTCCCGAAGACCTGCGTTCGAAAACCTCACCCCAATCTTCCCGGACAAACGTTTTGACCTCGAGACCGATCACGACACGCTCGCCCCTCGGCTGATCAACCTGATCGCCCCCATCGGGCGTGGTCAACGCGGTCTGATCGTATCTCCTCCCAAGGCGGGGAAAACAACCATCCTCAAACAGCTCGCGAATTCGATCTCAACAAAATATCCCGATGTGCATTTGATCGTCGCCCTCATTGGCGAACGTCCCGAAGAAGTGACCGATATGGATCGGTCGGTGGATGCCGAAGTGGTCGCCTCCACCTTCGACGAGCCGGTCACCTCTCACGTGCGCACGGCGGAACTTGCCTTAGAGCGCGCTAAGCGCCTCGTGGAGATCGGTCGCCACGTGGTAATCTTAATGGACTCGATCACCCGCCTCGCCCGCGCGTACAACCTGGTCGTCAACCCCAGCGGGCGCACCCTCTCCGGCGGTATGGATCCTTCGGCGTTGTACCCGCCCAAGCGGTTTTTCGGCGCGGCGCGCAATATCGAGGAAGGCGGTTCGTTGACCATCATCGCAACTTGTTTGGTAGACACCGGCTCACGCCTCGACGACGTAGTCTACGAAGAATTCAAAGGCACCGGCAACATGGAATTGCACCTCTCGCGCAAACTCCAGGAACGGCGCATCTTCCCCGCTGTGGATATCGAACGCTCCTCCACGCGTCGCGAGGACCTGTTGCTGGGTCCCGATATCCTCCAACGGGTCTGGCTCATGCGGCGTATGTACATCCAGATGACTTCGCCCCAGCCGCAAGGCGCCGGCATGGATCAATCTGTCGCCACCGAAGCGATCGTCACTCGTTTGGATAGGGCGCGCAACAATCAGGAATTCCTCGAAAACCTCGGCAGGGATTCGTAA
- a CDS encoding SRPBCC family protein — MRSFELNIFINRPRDEVFDQLAEPINMIGLRPRLTTIDVLKEQKDTAGVVLRPFYTVETYRWAGLPIFRSRIYLVIHLTHPKRALTIRLYGKFGTRIAFHYEFHEVENGKTHLVQRVQFEKVNRLVENLVYNEANHSQRALLTNLKVRLEK, encoded by the coding sequence ATGCGCTCTTTTGAACTCAATATTTTCATCAACCGTCCGCGGGACGAGGTGTTCGACCAACTTGCCGAACCGATCAACATGATCGGGCTTCGTCCGCGGCTGACGACGATCGATGTGCTCAAGGAACAGAAAGATACGGCGGGCGTGGTATTACGCCCATTCTACACAGTGGAGACCTATCGCTGGGCTGGGCTACCCATCTTCCGGAGCCGCATCTATCTCGTCATTCACCTGACCCACCCGAAACGAGCGCTAACGATTCGCTTGTATGGCAAATTTGGAACCCGTATCGCCTTCCATTACGAATTCCATGAGGTGGAAAACGGCAAAACACACCTGGTGCAAAGGGTTCAATTCGAGAAGGTGAACAGACTGGTCGAAAACCTTGTCTACAATGAGGCAAATCACAGCCAGCGCGCCTTGCTCACAAACTTGAAAGTTCGCCTCGAAAAGTAG